The following proteins are co-located in the Robbsia betulipollinis genome:
- the pyrH gene encoding UMP kinase, giving the protein MSTSYKRVLLKLSGEALMGDDAFGINRTTIERMVADIAEVVGLGIQVAVVIGGGNIFRGVAGGAAGMDRATADYMGMLATMMNALALQDAMRHAGIIARVQSALRMDQVVEPYIRPRAIRQLEEGKVVIFAAGTGNPFFTTDTAAALRGAEIGAEVVLKATKVDGVYSADPKKDPTAVRYSTISFDEAIGRNLQVMDATAFALCRDQKLPIRVFSIVKPGALRRIVLGEDEGTLVHV; this is encoded by the coding sequence ATGTCCACTTCCTATAAGCGCGTTCTATTGAAGCTGTCCGGCGAAGCATTGATGGGCGACGACGCCTTCGGCATCAATCGCACCACCATCGAACGCATGGTCGCGGACATCGCCGAGGTCGTCGGGCTGGGCATCCAGGTCGCCGTGGTGATCGGCGGCGGCAATATCTTCCGCGGTGTCGCGGGAGGCGCCGCCGGGATGGACCGCGCGACCGCCGACTACATGGGCATGCTCGCCACGATGATGAACGCGCTGGCGCTGCAGGACGCGATGCGCCATGCGGGCATCATCGCCCGCGTCCAGTCCGCGCTGCGGATGGACCAGGTGGTCGAGCCGTACATCCGTCCGCGCGCGATCCGCCAGCTCGAAGAGGGCAAGGTCGTCATTTTCGCCGCCGGTACGGGCAATCCCTTCTTCACGACCGACACGGCCGCCGCGCTGCGCGGCGCGGAGATCGGCGCCGAGGTGGTGCTGAAGGCGACGAAGGTCGATGGCGTCTACTCCGCCGACCCCAAGAAGGACCCGACCGCCGTACGGTACTCGACGATCTCGTTCGACGAAGCGATCGGCCGTAACCTGCAGGTGATGGACGCCACCGCGTTCGCCCTGTGCCGTGATCAAAAGTTGCCCATCCGGGTATTCTCGATCGTCAAGCCCGGCGCGTTGCGCCGGATCGTGCTCGGCGAGGACGAGGGTACGCTGGTTCACGTTTAA
- the bamA gene encoding outer membrane protein assembly factor BamA yields MAHAAAPFVVQDIRLEGLQRVEAGTVFAYLPIKKGDTFTDEKASQAIRALYATGFFNDVRVSVQNQVVIVQVAERPSIASVDFSGTKEFDKDTLAKALRSSGLSQGRYFDKALADKAEQELKRQYLTRGYYAAEVTTTVTPVDRNRVAILFSVIEGPSAKIRQVNFIGNKAFKSSTLRDEMQLSTPNWFSWYTKNDLYAKDKLTTDLEHVRSYYLDRGYLEFSIESTQASISPDKKDMYLTLSVHEGEPYQVSAVQLTGELLDKKAELEKLVKLKAGDRFSASKLQDSTKAIVDKLGQYGYAFANVNAQPQINQQNHTVALNLQVETGRRVYVRHVNITGNSRTRDEVVRREMRQFESSWFDSSRLKLSQDRINRLGYFTDVNVTTTPVTGTTDQVDVDVAVKEKPTGAITLGAGFSSSDKVVLSAGVTQDNVFGSGTSLAVNVNTSSYYRTLNVTQTDPYFTVDGISRITSVYYQTSEPLYYSTSSSFRIITAGADLKFGIPFSELDTVFFGIGFKQYRLDVDSATPTAYKDYVASFGRISNVVPVTVGWSRDSRDSALIPSRGYYTRANLEIGTPLGSSKYLKLDLQQQYYYSFARGFVLGLNGQFGYGKGLGGDPYPIFENYFAGGIGSVRGYEPSSLGPRDASTGDPIGGAKLLVGNVELTFPLPGTGYDRTLRVFTFMDAGNVWGDSQNINFGDLRYGYGLGLAWISPIGPLKISLGFPLVKKEGDKYQKFQFQIGTAF; encoded by the coding sequence ATGGCCCACGCGGCGGCGCCATTTGTCGTCCAGGATATTCGACTCGAAGGGTTGCAGCGCGTCGAAGCCGGTACGGTCTTCGCCTACCTCCCGATCAAGAAGGGTGACACCTTCACCGATGAAAAAGCATCGCAGGCGATCCGCGCGCTGTACGCGACCGGCTTTTTCAACGATGTTCGCGTGTCCGTGCAGAACCAGGTCGTGATCGTGCAGGTGGCCGAGCGGCCGTCGATCGCCTCGGTGGATTTCTCCGGTACCAAGGAGTTCGACAAGGACACGCTGGCGAAGGCGCTGCGTTCGAGCGGCCTGTCGCAAGGGCGGTATTTCGACAAGGCGCTGGCCGACAAGGCCGAGCAGGAGCTCAAGCGTCAGTACCTGACGCGCGGCTATTACGCAGCGGAAGTGACCACCACCGTCACGCCGGTCGACCGCAACCGCGTCGCGATCCTGTTCTCGGTGATCGAGGGGCCGAGCGCGAAGATCCGTCAGGTCAACTTCATCGGCAACAAGGCCTTCAAGTCGAGCACGCTGCGCGACGAGATGCAGCTGTCGACGCCGAACTGGTTCTCCTGGTACACGAAGAACGATCTGTACGCGAAGGACAAGCTCACGACCGATCTCGAGCACGTGCGCTCGTATTATCTGGATCGCGGCTATCTCGAATTCAGCATCGAGTCGACCCAGGCGTCGATCTCGCCCGACAAGAAGGACATGTACCTGACGCTGAGCGTGCACGAGGGCGAACCTTACCAGGTATCGGCCGTGCAACTCACCGGGGAGCTGCTCGACAAGAAGGCCGAACTCGAAAAGCTGGTGAAGCTGAAGGCGGGGGACCGCTTCTCGGCGTCGAAGCTGCAGGACTCGACCAAGGCGATCGTCGACAAGCTCGGCCAATACGGTTACGCGTTCGCCAACGTCAACGCGCAGCCGCAGATCAACCAGCAGAACCACACGGTGGCGCTGAATCTGCAGGTCGAGACCGGCCGGCGCGTCTACGTGCGGCACGTCAACATCACCGGCAACAGCCGCACGCGCGACGAAGTCGTGCGTCGCGAAATGCGACAGTTCGAATCGTCGTGGTTCGACAGCAGCCGCCTGAAACTGTCGCAGGACCGGATCAACCGCCTCGGCTATTTCACCGACGTGAATGTGACGACGACGCCCGTGACCGGCACGACCGACCAGGTCGACGTCGATGTCGCGGTGAAGGAAAAGCCGACCGGCGCGATCACGCTGGGCGCGGGCTTCTCGTCGAGCGACAAGGTCGTGCTGTCGGCCGGCGTGACGCAGGACAACGTCTTCGGCTCGGGCACCAGCCTGGCGGTGAACGTCAACACGTCGAGCTACTACCGGACGTTGAACGTCACCCAGACCGATCCGTATTTCACCGTCGACGGCATCAGCCGGATCACCAGCGTCTACTACCAGACGTCGGAGCCGCTGTATTACTCGACCAGCAGCAGCTTCCGGATCATCACCGCCGGCGCCGACCTGAAGTTCGGCATACCGTTCTCCGAACTCGACACCGTGTTCTTCGGCATCGGCTTCAAGCAGTACCGGCTGGACGTCGACTCCGCGACCCCGACGGCGTACAAGGATTATGTCGCCAGCTTCGGCCGCATCTCCAACGTCGTGCCGGTAACCGTGGGCTGGTCCCGTGACAGCCGCGACAGCGCGCTGATCCCCAGCCGGGGCTACTATACGCGCGCGAATCTCGAAATCGGCACGCCGCTGGGCAGCAGCAAGTACCTGAAGCTGGACTTGCAGCAGCAATACTACTATTCGTTCGCGCGCGGCTTCGTGTTGGGCCTGAACGGGCAGTTCGGCTATGGCAAGGGTCTGGGCGGCGATCCCTATCCGATTTTCGAGAACTACTTCGCCGGCGGTATCGGCTCGGTGCGGGGCTACGAGCCGAGTTCGCTGGGTCCGCGCGACGCGTCGACCGGCGATCCGATCGGCGGTGCGAAGCTGCTCGTCGGCAACGTCGAGCTGACCTTCCCCTTGCCCGGCACCGGTTACGACCGCACGCTGCGCGTCTTTACCTTCATGGATGCGGGTAACGTCTGGGGCGATTCGCAGAACATCAACTTCGGCGATCTGCGCTACGGCTATGGTCTCGGTCTGGCCTGGATTTCGCCGATCGGCCCGTTGAAGATCAGTCTGGGTTTCCCCCTGGTCAAGAAGGAAGGCGACAAGTATCAGAAATTCCAGTTCCAGATCGGCACGGCATTTTGA
- the uppS gene encoding polyprenyl diphosphate synthase: protein MTHTSSTIRVPDPSSVPQHIAIILDGNGRWAQKRRLPRVAGHTKGVDAVRKTIELCIDRGVEFVTLFAFSSENWRRPKDEVSFLMRLFIAVLEREVARMHANGIRLRIVGDLSQFEPRIRDLANRAELKTAQNTKLTLTIAANYGGRWDIMQAMQQIAEKAVASGAVPVIDEALVEAHLSMAYAPEPDLFIRTGGEQRVSNFLLWQLAYTELYFTDMFWPDFNEAALDAAIASYQRRERRFGRTSAQISGAEAATSTGSQSC, encoded by the coding sequence ATGACTCATACGAGCTCAACCATTCGCGTGCCCGACCCTTCGTCGGTGCCGCAGCACATCGCGATCATCCTCGATGGAAACGGCCGGTGGGCGCAAAAGCGCCGCCTGCCGCGCGTCGCCGGCCACACCAAGGGCGTCGATGCGGTACGCAAGACCATCGAGCTGTGCATCGATCGCGGCGTCGAGTTCGTGACCCTGTTCGCCTTCAGTTCGGAAAACTGGCGTCGCCCGAAGGATGAGGTGTCCTTCCTGATGCGGCTTTTCATCGCCGTGCTCGAGCGGGAAGTCGCGCGCATGCACGCGAACGGCATCCGTCTGCGCATCGTCGGCGATCTCTCGCAGTTCGAGCCGCGCATCCGCGACCTCGCTAACCGTGCCGAACTGAAGACCGCGCAGAACACCAAGCTGACCCTGACGATTGCCGCGAATTACGGCGGGCGCTGGGACATCATGCAGGCGATGCAGCAAATCGCCGAGAAGGCCGTGGCGAGCGGCGCGGTACCCGTGATCGACGAGGCGCTCGTCGAAGCGCACCTGTCGATGGCCTATGCGCCGGAACCGGATCTGTTCATCCGCACCGGCGGGGAGCAGCGCGTGAGCAATTTTCTGCTCTGGCAGCTCGCCTATACGGAACTGTACTTCACCGACATGTTCTGGCCCGACTTCAACGAAGCGGCGCTCGACGCGGCCATCGCATCGTACCAGCGGCGGGAACGCCGTTTCGGGCGGACCAGCGCGCAGATTTCCGGCGCCGAAGCGGCGACGTCCACGGGTTCCCAATCATGCTGA
- the rpsB gene encoding 30S ribosomal protein S2: MAVSMREMLEAGVHFGHQTRFWNPKMAPFIYGSRNKVHIINLDKTLPLFNDALKYVRQLSANRGTVLFVGTKRQSRDTIAAEAARAGMPYVNSRWLGGMMTNFKTLKASIKKLKDMEAQVEAGDLERMTKKEGLLFEREMSKLERSIGGVKNMPGIPDAIFIVDVGYHKIAVAEAKALGVPVIAVVDTNHSPDGLEYIIPGNDDSSKAVALYAQAMADAVLEGRETAVKDTVDAIRGEAGDEFVEVSAEA; the protein is encoded by the coding sequence ATGGCCGTTTCGATGCGCGAAATGCTCGAAGCCGGTGTCCATTTCGGTCACCAAACCCGTTTCTGGAACCCGAAGATGGCGCCGTTCATCTACGGTTCCCGCAACAAGGTGCACATCATCAATCTGGACAAGACGCTGCCGTTGTTCAACGACGCGTTGAAGTATGTCCGCCAGCTGTCGGCCAATCGCGGCACGGTGCTGTTCGTCGGCACGAAGCGCCAGTCGCGCGACACGATCGCCGCGGAAGCCGCGCGCGCCGGCATGCCTTACGTCAACAGCCGCTGGCTGGGCGGCATGATGACGAACTTCAAGACCCTGAAGGCGTCGATCAAGAAGCTGAAGGACATGGAAGCGCAGGTCGAGGCGGGTGACCTGGAGCGCATGACCAAGAAGGAAGGCCTGCTGTTCGAACGCGAGATGAGCAAGCTCGAGCGTTCGATCGGCGGCGTGAAGAACATGCCGGGCATCCCCGACGCGATCTTCATCGTCGACGTCGGCTACCACAAGATTGCCGTCGCGGAAGCGAAGGCGCTGGGCGTGCCGGTCATCGCGGTGGTCGACACGAACCACTCGCCGGACGGCCTGGAATACATCATCCCGGGTAACGACGACTCGAGCAAGGCGGTCGCGCTGTACGCGCAGGCCATGGCCGACGCGGTCCTGGAAGGCCGGGAAACCGCGGTCAAGGACACCGTCGACGCCATCCGTGGCGAAGCCGGCGACGAATTCGTCGAGGTCAGCGCCGAGGCGTAA
- a CDS encoding phosphatidate cytidylyltransferase gives MLKARLLTAIVLLAVFVPVTLFAPIGLFRALIGIVLVFAAWEWARLLKFKDYVPVFYAVLAALAMLASLTTATQGGEPVGLYKAAGLFWLLVVPYAFVRRPVLAAGAWRVFMLVAGIVLLLASGHALVDARMRGVGFVLSLLLVVWVADIGAYFTGRQFGRRKLAVTISPGKSWEGAIGGAILVLVLAAVGIATQFAAPTLFTAYAARFGVPRAMVCVLVLVVFSVLGDLFESLLKRQAGVKDSSALLPGHGGVLDRVDALLPVLPIAMWFLS, from the coding sequence ATGCTGAAAGCACGCCTGCTCACCGCCATCGTTCTGTTGGCGGTGTTCGTTCCGGTCACCCTGTTTGCGCCGATCGGCCTGTTTCGCGCGCTGATCGGCATCGTGCTGGTGTTTGCCGCGTGGGAGTGGGCGCGCCTGTTGAAGTTCAAGGACTACGTGCCGGTGTTCTACGCGGTGCTCGCCGCGCTGGCCATGCTGGCCAGCCTGACGACGGCCACGCAGGGCGGCGAGCCGGTGGGCCTGTACAAGGCGGCCGGGTTGTTCTGGCTGCTGGTGGTGCCCTATGCATTCGTGCGCCGCCCGGTGCTGGCCGCCGGCGCGTGGCGCGTGTTCATGCTGGTGGCGGGCATCGTCCTGTTGCTGGCAAGCGGCCACGCACTGGTGGACGCCCGCATGCGCGGCGTCGGTTTCGTGCTGTCGCTGCTGCTGGTCGTCTGGGTCGCGGACATTGGCGCCTATTTCACCGGACGGCAGTTCGGCCGCCGCAAGCTGGCGGTGACGATCAGCCCCGGCAAGAGCTGGGAGGGTGCGATCGGCGGCGCGATCCTGGTACTGGTGCTGGCGGCCGTGGGCATTGCCACGCAGTTCGCCGCGCCGACGCTCTTCACCGCGTACGCGGCGCGCTTCGGCGTGCCGCGCGCGATGGTCTGCGTGCTGGTGCTCGTGGTGTTCAGCGTCCTTGGCGACCTGTTCGAGTCGTTGCTCAAGCGTCAGGCGGGTGTGAAGGATTCCAGCGCGCTGTTGCCCGGACACGGCGGCGTGCTCGACCGGGTCGATGCCTTGCTGCCGGTGCTGCCCATCGCCATGTGGTTTCTTTCCTGA
- the frr gene encoding ribosome recycling factor, whose product MTVNDIRNNVDQKMQRTIDAFKADLAKIRTGRAHTGLIDHIQVDYYGSNVPISQVANVTLIDSRTIGVQPWEKKLVQPVEKAIRDSDLGLNPSTQGDVIRVPMPMLTEERRRELVKVVKNEAESAKVAVRNLRRDANDQAKKLVKDKDISEDDERRSQDDVQKLTDRFVAEIDKLVQIKEGEIMTV is encoded by the coding sequence ATGACAGTGAATGACATCAGGAACAATGTCGATCAGAAGATGCAGCGCACGATCGACGCGTTCAAGGCCGACTTGGCCAAGATCCGCACGGGTCGTGCGCATACCGGCCTGATCGATCACATCCAGGTCGATTACTACGGTTCGAACGTGCCCATTTCCCAGGTCGCGAACGTGACGCTGATCGATTCGCGCACCATCGGCGTGCAGCCGTGGGAAAAGAAGCTGGTGCAGCCCGTCGAAAAAGCGATCCGCGATTCCGACCTGGGTCTGAACCCGTCGACGCAGGGCGACGTGATCCGCGTGCCGATGCCCATGCTGACCGAGGAGCGTCGGCGCGAGCTCGTCAAGGTCGTCAAGAACGAGGCGGAGTCCGCGAAGGTGGCCGTGCGCAATCTGCGCCGCGATGCCAACGACCAGGCGAAGAAGCTGGTCAAGGACAAGGATATCTCCGAGGACGATGAACGCCGTTCGCAGGACGACGTGCAGAAGCTGACGGACCGTTTTGTCGCCGAAATCGACAAGCTCGTGCAAATCAAGGAAGGCGAGATCATGACGGTATAA
- a CDS encoding 1-deoxy-D-xylulose-5-phosphate reductoisomerase yields MKQRITLLGSTGSIGHSTLDVIGRHPDRFSLHALSAHRNWEKLAEQCARFRPAVAVTGSAETARLLEHRLRAEGIATQVEHGPAALERIAAADACDAVVAAVVGAAGLPSALAAARAGKRILLANKEALVMSGALFIAAVRDSGAVLLPLDSEHNAIYQCLPLQAGPQHTPHAGVERIILTASGGPFRTRDPATLADVTPDEACAHPNWVMGRKISVDSATMMNKGLEVIEAHWLFGLPASRIEVLIHPQSVIHSMVAYADGSVLAQLGNPDMRTPIAHALAYPERIVSGVAPLDLAAIATLTFEKPDAARFPCLGLAFAALEQGGTASAALNAANEIAVDAFLSRRIGFAAIAAIVDAVLSAMPHGAAATLDDVLAADGTARRLATQELERHARQGG; encoded by the coding sequence ATGAAACAACGAATTACGCTGCTCGGTTCGACGGGTTCGATCGGCCACAGCACGCTCGACGTGATCGGGCGTCATCCCGACCGCTTTTCGCTGCATGCGCTCTCCGCGCACCGTAACTGGGAAAAACTCGCCGAGCAGTGCGCGCGCTTCCGTCCCGCCGTCGCGGTGACGGGTTCCGCCGAAACGGCGCGGCTGCTCGAACACCGCCTGCGGGCCGAAGGCATCGCGACGCAGGTCGAGCATGGTCCCGCAGCGCTCGAGCGCATCGCCGCGGCCGACGCGTGCGACGCGGTGGTCGCCGCCGTGGTGGGCGCGGCCGGGCTGCCGAGCGCGCTGGCCGCCGCACGCGCGGGCAAGCGCATCCTGCTGGCCAACAAGGAAGCGCTCGTCATGTCGGGCGCGTTGTTCATCGCCGCGGTGCGCGATAGCGGCGCGGTGCTGCTGCCGCTCGACAGCGAACACAATGCGATCTATCAGTGCCTGCCGCTGCAGGCCGGGCCCCAACACACGCCGCACGCGGGCGTGGAGCGCATCATCCTGACCGCGTCGGGCGGTCCGTTTCGCACCCGCGACCCCGCGACGCTGGCCGACGTCACGCCCGACGAAGCCTGCGCCCATCCGAACTGGGTGATGGGCCGCAAGATTTCGGTCGATTCGGCGACGATGATGAACAAGGGCCTCGAGGTCATCGAGGCGCACTGGCTGTTCGGGCTGCCGGCGTCGCGCATCGAGGTGCTGATCCACCCGCAGAGCGTCATCCATTCGATGGTCGCCTACGCCGACGGCTCGGTGCTCGCGCAGCTCGGCAACCCCGACATGCGCACGCCGATCGCGCATGCGCTGGCCTACCCGGAGCGGATCGTGTCCGGCGTCGCGCCGCTCGATCTCGCCGCCATCGCGACGCTCACGTTCGAAAAACCGGACGCGGCGCGCTTCCCCTGCCTGGGGCTCGCGTTCGCGGCGCTGGAACAGGGTGGCACCGCGAGCGCGGCGCTGAACGCGGCGAACGAAATCGCGGTCGACGCGTTTCTGTCGCGCCGGATCGGCTTCGCGGCGATCGCAGCGATCGTCGACGCGGTACTGTCGGCGATGCCGCACGGCGCGGCGGCGACGCTGGACGACGTGCTGGCGGCTGACGGGACCGCGCGCCGTCTCGCGACGCAGGAACTCGAACGGCACGCCCGGCAGGGCGGCTGA
- the tsf gene encoding translation elongation factor Ts, which produces MAAITASMVAALRAKTDAPMMECKKALTEAEGDMDRAEELLRVKLGNKASKASSRVTAEGIVVSHIANGVGVLVELNCETDFVAKNDDFLAFSRSIATMIAEQNPADVAALLALPLESGTVDSVRAALIGKIGENMTIRRFTRYETSKKLASYLHGARIGVLVEYEGGEDQVGRDVAMHVAAMKPVSVSSKDVPADLIAKERSIAEQKAAESGKPAEIVAKMVEGSVQKYLKEVSLLDQTFVKNDKQTIEQMLKAAGATVSAFTLYVVGEGIEKRPDDFAAEVAAQVAAAKQG; this is translated from the coding sequence ATGGCAGCGATTACTGCAAGCATGGTGGCGGCACTGCGCGCGAAGACCGACGCGCCGATGATGGAATGCAAGAAGGCGTTGACCGAGGCCGAAGGCGACATGGACCGCGCGGAAGAACTGCTGCGCGTCAAGCTGGGCAACAAGGCCAGCAAGGCCTCGTCGCGCGTCACCGCCGAAGGCATCGTCGTCTCGCACATCGCCAACGGCGTGGGCGTGCTGGTCGAGCTGAACTGCGAAACCGACTTCGTCGCGAAGAACGACGACTTCCTGGCATTCTCGCGTTCGATCGCCACGATGATCGCCGAGCAGAATCCCGCCGACGTCGCCGCGCTGCTGGCGCTGCCGCTGGAAAGCGGCACCGTCGACTCGGTGCGCGCCGCGCTGATCGGCAAGATCGGCGAGAACATGACGATCCGCCGTTTCACGCGCTATGAAACCAGCAAGAAGCTGGCATCGTACCTGCACGGCGCGCGCATCGGCGTGCTGGTCGAGTACGAAGGCGGGGAAGACCAGGTCGGCCGCGATGTCGCGATGCACGTGGCTGCGATGAAGCCGGTGTCGGTGTCGTCGAAGGACGTGCCCGCCGATCTGATCGCGAAGGAGCGCAGCATCGCCGAGCAGAAGGCCGCCGAATCGGGCAAGCCGGCCGAGATCGTCGCGAAGATGGTCGAAGGCAGCGTCCAGAAGTACCTGAAGGAAGTCTCGTTGCTCGACCAGACCTTCGTGAAGAACGACAAGCAGACGATCGAGCAGATGCTGAAGGCCGCGGGCGCCACGGTGTCGGCGTTCACCCTGTATGTGGTGGGCGAGGGCATCGAGAAGCGTCCGGACGACTTCGCCGCCGAAGTGGCGGCGCAGGTCGCGGCCGCCAAGCAGGGCTGA
- the map gene encoding type I methionyl aminopeptidase: MAVSLKTEQDIAQMRVACRLASEVLDYITPFIKVGVTTGEIDRLCHEYMTNVQQTVPAPLNYQPPGYPPYPKATCISVNDVICHGIPGEKALKNGDALNIDVTVIKHGYYGDTSRMYIVGEGSILTRRLVQTTFECMWLGIDQVRPGARLGDIGHAIQRHAEATGFSVVREYCGHGIGTVFHEDPQVVHYGRPGTGLELKAGMIFTIEPMINAGRRDIRTMPDQWTVKTRDRSLSAQWEHTVLVTADGHEVLTQSALTQPRPETLPA, translated from the coding sequence ATGGCCGTCTCGCTGAAAACCGAACAGGACATCGCCCAGATGCGCGTCGCTTGCCGACTCGCCAGCGAGGTTCTCGATTACATCACGCCCTTCATCAAGGTGGGCGTCACGACCGGCGAGATCGACCGGCTCTGCCACGAGTACATGACGAATGTGCAGCAGACGGTGCCGGCCCCGCTGAATTACCAGCCGCCGGGCTATCCGCCCTACCCGAAGGCGACCTGCATCTCGGTCAACGACGTCATCTGCCACGGCATCCCCGGCGAGAAGGCGCTGAAGAACGGCGACGCGCTGAACATCGACGTCACCGTCATCAAGCATGGCTATTACGGCGACACGAGCCGGATGTACATCGTCGGCGAGGGGTCGATCCTCACGCGGCGCCTGGTGCAGACGACCTTCGAATGCATGTGGCTCGGCATCGACCAGGTGCGTCCGGGTGCCCGGCTCGGCGACATCGGCCATGCGATCCAGCGTCACGCCGAGGCGACCGGGTTCAGCGTCGTGCGCGAATACTGCGGTCACGGGATCGGCACCGTGTTTCACGAGGATCCGCAGGTCGTCCACTACGGGCGGCCCGGCACGGGCCTGGAACTGAAGGCGGGCATGATCTTCACGATCGAGCCGATGATCAACGCCGGGCGCCGCGACATTCGCACGATGCCGGACCAGTGGACGGTCAAGACGCGCGACCGCAGCCTGTCCGCGCAGTGGGAACACACGGTGCTCGTGACGGCGGACGGCCACGAGGTGCTGACGCAGTCCGCGTTGACGCAGCCCCGGCCGGAAACCCTGCCGGCCTGA
- the rseP gene encoding RIP metalloprotease RseP, whose product MELITAVLGFIVALGILVVVHEMGHFTIARLAGVKVLRFSIGFGRPVFQHVARNGTQWSVGWLPLGGYVKMLDERDAAGMTDAAGSANAAADPAPGFAAGARQDAAIDPRDLPHAFNRQSLAKRFAIVAAGPVANFLLAILLFTVLYLHGLPEPVALIGTPPVASAAARAGLSGGETVVALRHADDGRIEAIRSWPELQRRLGVAATRERALTVIATRDGARSDYPLTLSRTSGVPENASGAAAQDAARDDADGAGAALVQRLGLLPGGSAPEVASVEAGSPAARAGLRVGDTVRQVNGAPVTDAGALVALMRANGGRDVRLGIERAGRAQALVLVPAVVADPQSGQPIGRIGAGLGTRLPMVSIAYGPLDALGMGARRTWDVAADSFRMFGRMLTGAASLKNLSGPVTIADYAGKSARMGLLAFLSFMALISISLGVLNLLPIPVLDGGHLLYYAVEAVTGRAPSERWQSILQRAGLFCIVALSVVALFNDLTRLSHL is encoded by the coding sequence ATGGAACTGATCACCGCGGTACTGGGTTTCATCGTCGCGCTCGGCATCCTGGTGGTGGTGCACGAAATGGGCCATTTCACCATCGCGCGTCTGGCCGGCGTCAAGGTCCTGCGCTTCTCGATCGGCTTCGGGCGGCCCGTTTTCCAGCATGTCGCGCGCAATGGCACGCAGTGGTCGGTAGGCTGGCTGCCGCTGGGCGGCTACGTCAAGATGCTGGATGAACGCGATGCCGCGGGCATGACGGACGCCGCGGGGAGCGCGAACGCCGCGGCCGATCCGGCGCCCGGTTTCGCCGCCGGGGCGCGGCAGGACGCGGCCATCGATCCGCGCGACCTACCGCACGCATTCAACCGGCAATCGCTGGCGAAACGCTTCGCGATCGTCGCGGCGGGACCCGTGGCGAACTTTCTGCTGGCCATCCTGCTTTTCACGGTCCTGTATCTGCACGGCCTGCCGGAGCCGGTCGCGCTGATCGGCACGCCACCCGTGGCGAGCGCCGCGGCGCGCGCCGGCTTGAGCGGCGGCGAAACCGTCGTCGCGCTGCGCCACGCCGACGACGGCCGCATCGAGGCCATACGCTCCTGGCCGGAGCTGCAACGGCGCCTGGGCGTCGCCGCCACGCGGGAGCGTGCGCTGACGGTGATCGCGACGCGGGACGGCGCGCGCAGCGATTACCCGCTGACGTTGTCCCGCACCAGCGGCGTGCCGGAGAATGCATCGGGAGCGGCAGCGCAGGACGCGGCGCGCGACGACGCAGACGGCGCGGGCGCCGCGCTCGTGCAGCGCCTGGGCCTGCTGCCCGGCGGCAGCGCGCCGGAGGTCGCCTCGGTCGAAGCGGGCAGCCCGGCGGCGCGCGCAGGCCTGCGCGTGGGCGACACGGTGCGGCAGGTCAACGGCGCGCCGGTCACCGATGCGGGCGCCCTGGTGGCGCTCATGCGCGCAAACGGCGGTCGCGACGTGCGTCTGGGCATCGAGCGCGCCGGCCGGGCACAGGCGCTCGTACTGGTACCTGCGGTGGTCGCCGATCCGCAGTCCGGCCAGCCCATCGGGCGCATCGGCGCCGGGCTCGGCACGCGTCTGCCGATGGTCAGCATCGCCTACGGGCCGCTGGACGCACTGGGGATGGGCGCACGACGCACATGGGACGTCGCCGCGGATTCGTTCCGCATGTTCGGCAGGATGCTGACCGGCGCCGCGTCGCTGAAGAATTTGAGCGGACCGGTCACGATCGCCGACTACGCCGGAAAGAGCGCCAGGATGGGCCTGTTGGCCTTTCTTTCCTTCATGGCGCTGATCAGCATCAGCCTGGGCGTGTTGAACTTGCTGCCAATTCCCGTGTTGGACGGGGGGCATTTGTTATATTATGCGGTCGAAGCCGTGACGGGCCGCGCGCCATCCGAGCGCTGGCAATCCATCTTGCAACGTGCCGGTTTGTTTTGCATCGTCGCGTTATCCGTCGTTGCCCTGTTCAACGACCTGACACGGCTGAGTCATCTCTGA